One Ananas comosus cultivar F153 unplaced genomic scaffold, ASM154086v1, whole genome shotgun sequence genomic window, NNNNNNNNNNNNNNNNNNNNNNNNNNNNNNNNNNNNNNNNNNNNNNNNNNNNNNNNNNNNNNNNNNNNNNNNNNNNNNNNNNNNNNNNNNNNNNNNNNNNNNNNNNNNNNNNNNNNNNNNNNNNNNNNNNNNNNNNNNNNNNNNNNNNNNNNNNNNNNNNNNNNNNNNNNNNNNNNNNNNNNNNNNNNNNNNNNNNNNNNNNNNNNNNNNNNNNNNNNNNNNNNNNNNNNNNNNNNNNNNNNNNNNNNNNNNNNNNNNNNNNNNNNNNNNNNNNNNNNNNNNNNNNNNNNNNNNNNNNNNNNNNNNNNNNNNNNNNNNNNNNNNNNNNNNNNNNNNNNNNNNNNNNNNNNNNNNNNNNNNNNNNNNNNNNNNNNNNNNNNNNNNNNNNNNNNNNNNNNNNNNNNNNNNNNNNNNNNNNNNNNNNNNNNNNNNNNNNNNNNNNNNNNNNNNNNNNNNNNNNNNNNNNNNNNNNNNNNNNNNNNNNNNNNNNNNNNNNNNNNNNNNNNNNNNNNNNNNNNNNNNNNNNNNNNNNNNNNNNNNNNNNNNNNNNNNNNNNNNNNNNNNNNNNNNNNNNNNNNNNNNNNNNNNNNNNNNNNNNNNNNNNNNNNNNNNNNNNNNNNNNNNNNNNNNNNNNNNNNNNNNNNNNNNNNNNNNNNNNNNNNNNNNNNNNNNNNNNNNNNNNNNNNNNNNNNNNNNNNNNNNNNNNNNNNNNNNNNNNNNNNNNNNNNNNNNNNNNNNNNNNNNNNNNNNNNNNNNNNNNNNNNNNNNNNNNNNNNNNNNNNNNNNNNNNNNNNNNNNNNNNNNNNNNNNNNNNNNNNNNNNNNNNNNNNNNNNNNNNNNNNNNNNNNNNNNNNNNNNNNNNNNNNNNNNNNNNNNNNNNNNNNNNNNNNNNNNNNNNNNNNNNNNNNNNNNNNNNNNNNNNNNNNNNNNNNNNNNNNNNNNNNNNNNNNNNNNNNNNNNNNNNNNNNNNNNNNNNNNNNNNNNNNNNNNNNNNNNNNNNNNNNNNNNNNNNNNNNNNNNNNNNNNNNNNNNNNNNNNNNNNNNNNNNNNNtcgcccgtgcgggattgggtgccgaagtggattgccgtggggagtgtatactgccacgaggccattaggcgcggcgcaagccgcACTACCTTGAGTAGGCCCATATGGAcgaaatgaaagtactaaatgacatttgacagtaatgaatgcttaccTGTTATagtagatatttatatatttgtgcttatgttcatgttatatTCATTACTGCAGAGATTTTGATTccatgttgattacatgttcTTCATCTGTTAGCATagcatttatatatatcatgcaattattgcttttactttcatttagtacatcatgagcctagtggtgtaattcgccgaggctggcggcttacccactgggaactattgtttatagttctcacgccatttttattgttgtttttacagagccatctacaggagaggctagggatcgtggcaagggagtcgcgtctagctagacattgctagcagtatgctagtcgatcaccttgctactcgggctacagccgagggtgatgtccctaggTATAGAGAGACCGCCAATGTATCTACTTTTGTagacccgtgatgtatatgtactattGGAACCAGACtctatagttgtgatacttttcttttagttgagattttgaattttatactcCCTGTTCTCTTGTTGTGAGTATTGTGGactgtactttgctctgatatcaggataggattattttataatttttactcttatcgacttgtttcttgtagacaccttatatactgcaggtgtatggcgggtctgtgcacgtaccggatatgcttccgctgatacccgggcgtgacagtaacACTtgaccccggggcatgacacaaTGCCACAATTTGCTCATCCATCGGCATATAATCCCAACCAAGCACCTTGCAGAAGGCTCTCGGGTCGGATATACGTCCactattttggaaaagaatACTATTGCGGTAGCCAAACTGTTGGTGTACGTGACATGCTACATAAGTTGTGACGATCGATGCAATACACTCAATAGCCAACTGAATGGTAAATAGCTGAGATCAAGTCGACAGTAACCACCTGTCCCAACATATTACCTATGTCTCACAAAAACCACTGATACTGACCAATCAGGTCCCATAGATAAAGGTCATGCAAAGGCATTATAAGGCACCGCTCTACTACTAAATCATGATAGGATATTGAGCAGTTAGTAGAGTAAATGTAATGTGAAGTCTAGTGGTGTAATGCTCATCATGTAATGtgtaaaatcaataaaaaaggAGTAAAGAATGTCACCGAGCTAGCACCACTATATCAACTTTGGATCGAGGCAACAACCTGATAGTAGTAAAGAACGTCACCGAGCTAGCGCCACTGTATCAACTTTGGATTGAGGCAACCACCTGTATTAGAAGATGCACCTAACTCCCAAGGTGCACCAGATCATCCACATGTAACAACCTAACTCACTAGCAACAATTACTCGTTAGGCTAAAACAtaggcccaaaatgcttaagtccaattattattactagtctATAAATCtattatatatccaatcatatTTCCATTTCtattcgatgtgggattattagggtgtgacaaactccccctgttaaAGCCCTGACGTTCTTGTAAATTTAATCACATACATAGCCCAAGATCAATAGGCGATGTGAAACTCGTAttgctagccttgtcatccagacccctctaaaccctaaaccctaaaccctaataaccccaaaccctaaatcctaaaccctaaacctatcACACGGTACTAactgaagtgagaaagtacgaaactgcatggggtttttttgaagttttccattTTTTTAACCTTCTAGAGGACTGCTTTGAGAAGCCGTAGTTCGACACGTCAGCTAAGTTAGCCCGGATGGGGCCGAGGCGGCCGTGGGGCCCGCCAAGTTGAAATTGGTTATAATTTGGTAGGGCGAGCTTTGGTACAAGACCATCCGTCCATCTACTCTTTATCTTGCAAATAGCAGCGCATAAACGGTGGATCGATCAGTCTCATTCTGAGAACGTCCCcatcatctctttttttctgcCCTTCTTTTTGCTATTAGAGAATATAAAACCCTCGCGGCCACTATAATGCAAGAGGAGACTCCTCTCGCATCCCCTCGTCGAGTCGtcgactcctctctctctctctctctctctctctctctctctatccattCCCTTTTTTCTCAAGGAGAGAAATCGAATGGTCTTCCTCCGAAGCTCttaattagggttagggttttttttttttcttttctttggggGGTGAGGGGGTGGGAGTGCGGGGTGAAAGTTCCCTTCGAGAACTCGATCATCGCGAGGATCGGAGATGGCGCAGAACAACACGATCACGCTCGAAGAGATCAAGAACGAGGTCGTCGATTTGGTACTGATCTATTCCCTCTCTCgcggttttttcttttttctctcttttttttttgtgatcttATTTGATTCCGACTTCCGAGTATTCCATTTTGTTCATTTCATAAATCcaattttttcatactttttttttttataaaagaaatttgaGTTTCTTTTCGATTATGTGATATAAGCATAACGATGATCGGATCTCttgttttttcttaatttttttttttttaatctcttattCGATCGATCCCTGCACGTCTCTACCTCGCCCATCGCCTCCGCGTCGAGCGCACGACGCGGCCGTGGTTCGAGATTCCCACGCTCGACTGCACGAATCACAAAGCGCCCGGACACTTTATGCGTCCGATGCTCGTCGGACGGCTGTGATTTGGCCCGATGGGAAAATCTCGCGCGGCGGTGTAGGCCCTGCCATGAAGCTAGAAAAGGGAGCAAAGAGACAAAAAAGAATCAATCCCCCACCCCCATCGTATTCGTAGAATAACGATTTTCTCCTTTGGATCGacgcagcatttttttttttttttctccctccatCGAATTTGTCCTCTTTTTAGAATATTCTCATCCTCTTCTGCTCCCTTTTGTTCTCCTCTTTTGGCTCGTTGAGCCAAAAGTGTCATTCATTATGAGAGAATCGATTGGttctcatatttttaatttttttttctttttaaaatttttattgttgaCTCGggagaaatgaaatgaaatgaatgaatgaatgaatgatggTGTACATATGAGATAATTTTTGTGTACTGGTTGCAGGAGAGTGTTCCGATCGAGGAAGTGTTCGCGCAGCTGAAATGCTCCCGAGAGGGTCTCACCTCAGCCGAGGGCGAAAACCGCCTCAACATCTTCGGCCCCAACAAGCTCGAAGAGAAGAAGGTGCTCTTTCATAATCATGGTCTAcccatttttcaaaattttgatttagcaACTAACCTTTcagttttgtttgatttgaatccattattggatattttttatttagaaaaatttgaatgcgatatttatctttacaaacttaattagttaatttactttatataattctcataattaataaatttattaaaataaataattattatattatattaNNNNNNNNNNNNNNNNNNNNNNNNNAAAAAGAAGAGAGATGTGtggaataaataaaattagctagtGAGACCGTACTAACATTTGGTACTGGTTCAATTAAACTAGGATGTATTAAATtacaaatacataaataaataatggtggagatattgaaatttaagaaatgaaaataaaaaaagtacagcgaaataaagaaaaataaagttggTAGTTCAAAATGGTCCGGGTACAGCTTTATCTATTTAAAGAGAGGCAAACTAAAggaccaaaatgtataaggacccAGCTATAACTCCATTCCGTCTGAATAGGAGTCCTCACCATTATACTATACATTTAATGAATGCTTTAATACTCTACTACTCAGGAATATGCAAAAACGTAATTGCAAATTAACAGTTGATTAACTAATAGAATGCTAAAATTGATTAACAATTTTAACtcttaactaaatattaaaaattcaaataaaaaataaaagttgaggaagCGCctcaatatcaaaaaaaaaaaaatatatatatatatataatatatattatatatatatattgaggaAGCAAATTCCGAAGGAAGAACAGTGCAGAACTTACTAAAAACATAGATTATTTGGTCGACTATTTGaccttttaaatattttaaattttaaaaatttaattctttaatgttatttgatttgatgcttAACTTCAAAAGACCTGAACCTTAAATTGATCTCAAGTTCAATTTTCACTAAAGAGGGAGCGACAAATCAAAATACCGCTCCtttcactatatataatattgctTGCTCATGTTGTTGATATATATTCTAGCTACGTACCGACCAATTAAACAAACAAGAGCATGATTTCCTTACACCCAACCACCTCGCTTATACccttttatcttatttttaatgGAGGAACCCCAGCCGCTCGTAAGGCTGGTACCGCCGCAGCTACCGCAGGACCAAGAGGCAGGCGCTGCGGGACCGCCGCTCGTCCTACTGCACTAGGAATAGCTGCGGGAACCGCTTGTGGAGCTAGTCCAAGAACAGCTGCGAGTCGAACAAGTCGCAGTCGCACGGCCAGAACAGCGACGTGTCGTGCAGGTAGGGCCGGTAGAGGAGCTACCGGCAGTAGGCGAAGCACTAGCGGGGGACGACGCTGTCGAACACGCTGGGCTACCGGTAGCACTGGCTGTCGTGGCAGCCGTAGCGCTACCCCTAGGGGGGCTACTCGTCCTGCTCGTTCAACAGCTACGGCGCCGCCATCCCGGCCGCGACCTAGCCCTTGTACTGCTACTAGAGCTGCTGCTAGGGCTCCCGCTACCTCGTCTACGTCTTCAACGGCTACCGGCACTCGTGGAAGACCTTCACGGGCTGGACCAAGCACGACAGCTGCTCCACCCGGCGGAAGGGCTTCTTCCACACCTGCGGCCACCGCTAGTGCTGCCGGAGCTAGAGGGGAACGAACGTGCAGCTGGGGCTCTTCTGGAGCAGGGGGCCCAAGAAGCAGTGGCCGTCCCTGAGGGGGCAGTCGCGGCTAACCAGGTGGAAGTCGCCCAGCGGGAGCTCGTCCGCCCGCAGCCGCCCCTGCTACAGCGGGTCGAACTACGACTACTACAGCGGCCCCTGGTTCTAGCGGCGGAGGACGAGGCAGGTGGCGGGTAGAGAGTCGTGGACGTGTATTAGTAAGTAAGAGTAAGTCTATAGGAGCATACATGCAGCTAGGACGCCATTGATCTAAAATGAgatcaattttttaataattaacttaaatctATAGAAGCATGCAGGAAGCATGTAGGAcaccatttaattttttttaataaataaataaaaacgaCTGCAACGACTCTAGGCTTAAGATTCACTCCCAGACTGAAATCTTTTTCAAATCTTTAAATCGTGCGGCGTTAGTACGCGGATTAATATATGCTACTAGCACTGCACGAATTAAAATTAATGACAAATTATCATGTTATCACGATGGCGTGTGTCcgtataattaaacaaaaatgaaaaacttttttactTCTCAAACCTCCAAGTTTTAATTTCCTCTATAGCTCGAAAAGTAAAGTCGGGAACATGATAggctttgaaaaaaaaaaaaacaaaaactcttttggaacaaactattttttttacggtacttttactttaaaataatttgtcTTTTGCCTATTTCTAAATTGAGAGGCGATTTATCGACACTTACATCTTTTAGTTTAAGTGTTGGAGAGCTTTAAATCACCGATCAAATAATCACATCAGAGACTGTGGTATTTAAATTCTCTTTTAATGCTTATTTATCAGAATCATAGAATAAATTAAAGAGCGGAAACAGAACCCTCGCTCTAACCGGTACTCTCGCCGCCGCCGCAACGGCCGCAACAAGAGGAGCTACTTCCTTTAACATCTCAACTATTCCTCGTTCTGCTACTAGGGGTGCTTCAGGAGGGTTAGGCCGCCAACGGGCGGCGGCAACCGCTCCCGTTACCGGTACTAGCGTCGGTAGAGGTACTGGGTACTATCCCCTAAGGTGTATTTGGGGTTCTTAAACTCTTTAAATAAGAggacataaaatttatatttatttttttatttcttaatctTTCATACTATATTTTTCccatttttacagatttttcgATGTTAAAAGACTTTATTTAGGGGGTtgaaataaatacataaataaactgtaaacaaataaaagctTGTAAAATCAAGCTCAATAAGATCAATTAAAGTAATTTCAAACAGTTTAAAATATCACCATAACCATTGAGGAAATTGAAAACTGTTAATTAATTGAACGTCAATCCAAAATCAAGCTTCGACGAAATAAATACGCACGCAACTTTTTTTAAATAGGCTCGTTTGCTTTCTGTTGGaatgggaaagagaaaaatggcgagaaggaaaaattattttctcttcctttatATTAGAATAACAAAGAGATGGAAAAGTTTTGAGCCTAAAATTAAgcagataaataagaaaaaggagaaaaaatgaTTATTCATAATGGGTCATTATTGTTCTCTCCAAaagtacagaaaaaaaaaggggggaaaattATTTTACCAAACATCATGCACGTGAgaaaattattactattttttcttttcttttctcccgTTTTCTCTTTTCACTCTCATTTGGGTCttctaaaaaaattctagaGGAATATATTGGATACGCTGTTCTTTAAAACAAACTTACAGTATCAATTGTTTGACAATAATTAATACTAGTAGATTTACAAATAAACTAGCAATCATTATTTCTTTAAGATTGACACTAGCAAATTCCTCCacttaaaagattaaaataacaTGGTCGTCCCACTTTATTTGAGTCTCGCTATTATTTACTGATGCTTACACAATAATTAATCCTACACATTCATTTTTTTCGCGATTAATTTTCTCGTGCTAAAGGTCATGCAACTGTTGTTCGCCAACTCAAATGACAGGGATAAATATCAATTACCGAGaaataatttatgtaatttctaattaattaagtcctGACACTTAATTATAGTTTGTTagcttttacatatatatatttataatgagcaGATTAAGGTGCTGATGACATGTGATGATGCAGGCGCGAGCTGGAATCAGGGAAGTGCACTTCCTCCCCTTCAACCCAGTCGACAAGAGGACGGCCTTGACCTACATTGATGCCAACGGCAACTGGCATCGTGTCAGCAAAGGTGCCCCCGAACAGGTAAATATTATACTCTCTCGTGtatccaccttttttttttaaaaaaaaaaaataataataattgaaaaatacttttatatcaaaTGGCAACTTTGTCCCTCAAAAAGGACGCTCATCAAATTTCTCTCTACAGTTAGAAATATAgtagttataattatatgcatCTTATTTAATTGGATACAGTAAAAAACAcagtaactataaataatttcttCAGTTATATTTAATTGAGaagtataatttcaaaattttatcactttctatatatatagaggggtgaggaagaaaatattctttattttaaaaatgaatAGGAATGTaagtttatcttttatttaatgttATTCTCTCTAACTTGTTACAATTGGAACTGTGGTCAATTTAGGTGTAATTCCAACTGCCGCACTTAGGATTTCTTATACAGTTCCATCTCCAgtagttaaatttaaatgtatcaaaTCAAAAACCAGATTTCGATCTGCatatagttgcaactgcacCAGATGTCGATTTGCATGCAGTTGCAATTGCAACGGATTTCAATCTGTATGTAGTTGCAACTTCACGCAGCCAACAACAAATATTCACAGTAACTCTATCCTCGAATTAATAGCTCTTTAAATGGTTTTACTgttgttttctcttttctttttctttttttttattttcactatgCCTATTCTATAACTGTATTAACGGCGAAAAATCAGCAGTGAACTAACAATAGTCAACTGACAAGCACAAGTCCGCAAAATTTTAGTAACTTTGTATGAATATATCCGAGAACTAACACTTTACATGAAGTTAGGAACAAACACATTTCACTGTTCATGGATTTTGCAGGATATATTTGGATTTGCCTCTTGAAATTCACTTGGGGTTGCTGACTTCTTTTCGCTTTTTGTAACACAAACAGATTATGAGCCTCTGCAACTGCAGGGAAGACGTGAGAAAGAAGGCTCACAGTGTGATCGACAAGTTCGCCGAACGCGGGCTTCGCTCGCTAGCCGTTGCAAGGCAGGAAGTCCCCGAGAAGAGCAAGGAGAGCCCGGGAGGCCCCTGGGAGTTTGTTCTGCAAAACATTTCCAAAACCCCAAGTCTTCCTATTTAAACATTAAGTTATATTTCCGATTTAATGTATTTTGGGAGAGCAGTTTTAGGCTAAAAAGTGAAAGGGGGGATAGGAAATTTTTGGAGGTGAAACGGGagaacattttattttatacaagtGTCCCCCCATGCCACACATGACACTACTATTTTACTGATAAACGGGGAATGGTAAAAACAAAGGAGGGAGTAGAAGGAGTTGGCGGCGGAGCTAGCCGGCGCCAAAGAGAGGTAAAAGAAGAGGTggatgagaggaagaagaggacgtGGGAGCGGCGGGGAGCTAAAGCCGCTGTCATCCTTCCTTTAGTTCCATCCGCACCTACCTCTTCACCCGTTCTGATTGCTCCCGCTTCCgttccgccgcctcctcccgcTTCCCCACAAACACCCGCATCTGCCTCTATACCTGCTCCCGCTCCGTCACCTCCTCTCTTCTCCCGCCTCCCCATAAAAACcgtattttttataaaatattgccTTGGAATTGTCGAGTGATTGCCATCCCCCACTTCacgtataaaaaataaaatattcccCCGTTTCATATCCAAAAATTCACTGTCCCCCCTTTCACTTTTTAGCCCAAAACTGTCTCCCCAAAAGACATTAAATCGGTTTATATTTACGTTCTATTCGCCGGTAGTCGTTATGCTGTATGGATCGGGGGCGAATAATTATAAAAGCCACATTAAGACGTAGTAAACATTACGATGTGATAATTGGTTCTAATGTATAACCTACTTGATTTCTGCCATTAGGACCGTTCTAACGAACATTAGAACGGTCGTATTAGACTTGGTTTACGTGGGAATATCTTACCTTTGTCGTACATTTGAAAACATATCTTAGGATCATCGCTTGCGTGGTAGTCCTTCGTTAACAACGTCTTGGCGGCGTATCAATTCTACCTTTCAAATTCATAGGGGCCGAATTATAGTTTGTAGGAACAcgttaatataaaaaatgttttaTTGAGTGCATAAATTTCGAAGTTTTAAATTATAGTGCTTATAATTATTAGTATTTGGTAACCTAAAattgtgtttattttttaaaatttattcaatataaaagttgaattgtTCATCGTTCCTTTATGTTGAAAATAAAGGTTATATATACCGGATTATGTACAGGTTTTACTATCGCGTTTTATGTTATCCTACAGTTGAATTCTGTTTTAATATCTGTAATGGTCATACGACGATAGATTACTTATTAGTAACAGAGTGGGCTAGAGTAAAAATACCAGCATAGACTCTTTAATCACTTTTCATGAATTATTCTTGATAAATATTATCAAAATCAACTTCGAGGTAGGTTTCTGTTTTTCGGGGTAGCTCGAATTATCAACAACCCTCGGCTTGTAGGACTAGGAACTAGACCAGTTTTTAGAGGAAGCCCTTATCGCATCCCTACGCCTTGCCGATGCTAACCACTGGGAGCTTCAAACGCGGGAAGCTGACCTAGTTCGCTAAGCCGACTACTCCCTAGCCTAGTCGGCTCAAGCTTTGAAAATGACATATTAGCCAAGCCGATCTACTCGGCTTACATACTTGACACACTTTTGACCTCAGCCGGCTTCTTCGACTTACTTACTTTTTGTGTCATCAACCAGCCGACTTTCTTGGCTTAATggaaatatatataacttaaactAACCACCTTTTTCATGTTCCCAGCTCACACGGACTTCCGTATGTCTGAGCCAACTAGATCAGATTAAGATGAGGATCCTTTTCGTCATTCACGATTTTTCATTTCCTAATGTCCATCTGATGAGGATTCTTTACGTCTCTTTAACGATTCTTTTATTTTCACCAGAAGACAAGAGCCTTTTTTCTGGAGAAAAGTTCCGCAATAACCGGATAAATATCTAACGGGGATAACTAGTCAATAAGGGATAAGTGCTAGCCGGTGATAAGGACAAAAGAGTCCGGTGAAAGTCGGCTAACCTTGGCGAACCTTGACAAACGCCAATGACATTGAAGGGAATTAAGCGCGCCACCAATGAATCTTAAAGAAGGCTACGAGGGTCACGCGTCATTTTAACAGTAGTAATTTCTTGT contains:
- the LOC109706185 gene encoding plasma membrane ATPase-like yields the protein MMQARAGIREVHFLPFNPVDKRTALTYIDANGNWHRVSKGAPEQIMSLCNCREDVRKKAHSVIDKFAERGLRSLAVARQEVPEKSKESPGGPWEFVLQNISKTPSLPI